One Primulina huaijiensis isolate GDHJ02 chromosome 5, ASM1229523v2, whole genome shotgun sequence DNA segment encodes these proteins:
- the LOC140977695 gene encoding zinc finger BED domain-containing protein DAYSLEEPER-like, which yields MKEKFDKYWNQYSVVLAFGVIFDPRIKFSMLEFFYSKLDDDPIKCQEKMLIVKTKLYKLFEQYSNVNQTSSSQPRSSSVTISHTQSGGEIKNKGKRIYDEIMAYESQTIRSAGKSELDLYLEEPKLEFAYYQNLDVLEYWKNHKHRYPSLSLMACDILSIPITTVVSESTFSIGAHVLTKYRSRILPEKVQALICTRNWLRGYVYDADDDECANFKTTSSRERSNDVEIFDEETVEGAIVEDED from the exons ATGAAAGAGAAGTTTGATAAGTATTGGAATCAATATAGTGTGGTGCTTGCATTTGGGGTTATTTTTGACCCACGAATAAAGTTTTCTATGTTAGAGTTTTTTTATTCGAAGCTTGATGATGATCCTATCAAATGCCAAGAGAAGATGTTGATTGTGAAGACAAAGTTGTATAAACTTTTTGAGCAGTATTCTAACGTCAATCAGACAAGTTCTTCACAACCAAGATCATCTTCTGTAACAATTTCACATACTCAAAGTGGaggagaaattaaaaataaaggcaAAAGAATATATGAT GAAATCATGGCATATGAGAGTCAAACCATTAGAAGTGCGGGAAAATCTGAATTAGATCTTTATTTGGAGGAGCCAAAGCTTGAATTTgcatattatcaaaatttagatGTTTTGGAGTATTGGAAGAATCATAAGCATCGATACCCTTCACTTTCATTGATGGCATGCGATATTTTGTCTATCCCCATAACTACGGTTGTATCAGAGTCAACTTTTTCCATTGGTGCTCATGTGCTCACCAAGTACAGAAGTCGCATCCTTCCTGAAAAAGTGCAAGCTCTTATTTGCACGCGTAACTGGTTGCGTGGTTATGTTTATG ATGCAGATGATGATGAATgtgcaaatttcaaaacaacTTCATCTCGAGAAAGATCCAATgatgttgaaatttttgatgaagAAACAGTGGAGGGAGCTATTGTAGAAGATGAAGATTGA